The following proteins come from a genomic window of Miscanthus floridulus cultivar M001 chromosome 2, ASM1932011v1, whole genome shotgun sequence:
- the LOC136536297 gene encoding uncharacterized protein — translation MAITNYTYLKLKMPGANGVITIGSTFSHADMCDHEHYELTTAVINSTKLPELKNSATLAVPDYNRPTSLSDFHPIEETKAVGINPTDPTKTVQIRTKLPTK, via the coding sequence atggcgattaccaactacacctacctcaagctaaagatgcctgGGGCAAACGGTGTCATCACCataggtagcaccttctcgcacgccgACATGTGTGACCAcgagcattatgagctcaccactgccgtcatcaactccacCAAGCTCCCAGAGCTCAAGAATTCAGCGACTCTAGCAGTCCCTGACTACAACAGGCCAACCTCCTTGAGTGACTTCCATCCgattgaggaaaccaaggcagtggggatcaaccccaccgacccaaccaagacggtgcagATTAGAACCAagctcccgaccaaatag